The region TCGTCTTGCCAGGAGGAAACTCTGGGTTTAGGAAAATATTGccgattttttttcttatggtaaTTCAGTTAAAGCTTTTGTGGTTAGGAAAATATTAATGTGAGGTTTATGATGATGTTGGGGAGTGGGAATGTTTTATACCATCAACAGGAAATTGTGTGCTGAGAAGTTCATGTAAACATTAATAACTGTTTCTCTGTTGTTTAAAGGCACTACAGATGTAGTGAAAGCATATAATATAACTTGGAAGTCAACTAATTTCAAGACCATTTTGGAGTGGGAACCCAAACCCATCAATTCTGTCTACACTGTTCAGATAAGGTAAGCTAggtaccaaaaaaagaaaaataagattgttgttgtttccaCTTTCCTGTGCTGAGTACAGATGTCTCTAAAGCTGATTGATGGATGAAATTATTTAACAggtaacaaagaaaaagagagcaTTCATGGTAATTTGCTGGCTGGAGTCATAGTCATCAAGTCTGTAACACTGACAGACCTTAAACTGATAGAATGTTTTGTTTTCAGAGATGATTGGGGAAATTTGTAAGTAGAGTATAAGCTGTGGAGATGAGAACTTTCTTGAGCAAGCCATGGTGGCACTGATAGATGTGATTGTGGATCACTGATAACTCATCTCTCTAAGTACACACAGCCTTTTCCGTGCTGTCTAGACTGCCAGCCGGATCTAACATGTTAGAAAAGATGTAGGGAGGAGTTCGGACACATATGTTGCCCTTAAGCAGTGTTTGATTCATTAATCTTTGGATTCATGATTCAAAATTCCGTTGCATACATGATCTTGGAGGAGGTTAACTCCGTGACTCACTGAGCGGGGAAGGAATACACCACCAAGTTTTTGATTTTAGCAAGTTTTTTGTTTCTGAAATGTTCTAGGAGGCTTGGTAGAGATCTTATTAAGTATAGGACAGCAGCTATGGAAACTAAGACTCGTTATAGAAGGTACAGACATGTCACTGACTAAAaggctttttgttgttttgtttaactTGTACCAAGTCTTTTATAGCGTTTAAAATGCAGTTCTTAAGTATGGAGTGGGTCTTTTAGGctgatgtttttttctttttttcccccaacatcaACTTGATGACAACTATTGCCAAGCCAACAGGCAAGaaaatttgtgtgtgcatgcatacatgcttgtatatatacatagaaagaTTTAGAGgaatttaaaagtcaaaataataattacaattatGGCCAAACTTGTCAAAACACATTCCACTTGATGAAAGTTATTAATTCTACAGATGCAGGCAGGGTTCAAGTTTACCTTACTAGACACTTAGTTTCTGGGTAGTGAAAAGAAGATTTTAGGAAGGATGCTTGCCTCCCAAATATATTGAATCTTAAGTTTGGTGAACATGAGAAAACATATTTCTGATTtaccaaatttttaaatatttagacttTGTCAATTCTAAGTTCTCAGACTGCAAGGCTACTGCTATTTAAGCGTGTCAAATCTAAGTTCTCAGCTGCTgctgataagttgcttcagtcatgtctgactctgtgtgaccccatagacggcagcctaccagattcccccgtccctgggattctccagacaagaacactgaagtgggttgccatttccttctccaatgcatgaaggtgaaaagtgaaagcgaagtcgctcagtcgtgtccgactcttagcgactccatggactgcagcctaccaggctcctccgtccatgggattttccaggcaagagtactggagtggagtgccattgccttctcctctccgCTGCTAGGCTGCTATTATGTAAGCGGACATGGCCCCTGTGTGCAAACAACTTAGCGCAGAGCTGCAGCTCGGGGGCGCCCGCgggccctgggtgggggtggcTCCCGCCCAGCGGTCCATCTCTACACTTGTGCTGGAGGAAATGTGAGTGGTCCCTCCCTCCTGCCGGAGACCTGCACTCTTCCGTTACCAGCCCACGGGTAAATGGGATTCCTAAGTAAAAGGGACCATAGTAGTCATTTTATAGACGAGGAAACTGGCCCTGGAAAGGTAAGGGACTTACGTTGGTGTGCGCACAGCAGGGTCAGGGAGCAAGCGGCAGCGCGCACCACCGCCGTCTCTGTGGGTCTGCGTGTGCCTTACGTGAGACTCCAGAGCcgggaggaggaaagagagatggTCCCAGCGGTCCCCTCAGTGCACCGTTCTCCCTTCCGGCCGTCTTCCCTAGAGAAAGCATCTTGACCCGCCGCTCCTCCAGATCCAGCCGCCCCACCACCAGCCTGTCCCCAGACAGGGCGCCACAGCTGTGCCTGGAGCTCCAACTGCATTTTTCCCTTTTGGAAACAGTTTTCAGTCGCAAAGTGTTACTGGCTCATGCCTTACCACCCAACCATCCCCTGAAATACTGGTTCCATAATTTCTAAATGGAAACTTCCAGAGCTTGTAGAAAATAACCTGCTCCGTAATTGATGGGTCTGAATTCTGTTGGGATTTCTTAGAAGTTCAGGCGGGACTTTCATTATTTCCAAATCCGGAGATTTTGCAATACCCAGAGGAACCTCAGAGGCGTTTATAGTGTTAATGCTGATCATAGCAGTCAGAGGAACTGACTGCAGAATTGCTCCTTCCCAACCAGTTTGCAGCACTTAATAGCTCTATTACTTTTGGTGATTGTTACTTGTGCTGAACTTTTCCAGAGGTCTGTGGTTCCTCGTGTGAGCTGAAGGAACCACAAATGCTATCTCTCAGATGGAATGTAGCCACAGTACCCAGAAGGGTTTCTCCTGTTATCTGAACAACTTGTTTGCCATAGCAGTGGAGAAGAATCATCAGGTTcttgttcactttttaaaatagaaatgatgcAGTTTGAAAAAATGCATTCTGGTCATTCTGGAATTAAGGCTGCATCTCTACTTTTATCACAGAAAATTAGAGAAATCtaagaatatataaacatatttctgTCTTAATCTTAGTTTGTGAATTTAAGGACCAAGAGTGTGTCTATCCCACACCCTCTTAGCCTGGTTATTTAGTTCagacttttaaaagatttttatttatgattCTTATGCCTGGATTTAGACAGTTCAATCCATACGGCAGCTTGTTTTGCCCCCAGTTCAACCTCTAAATGTAAACCATCTAATGCTGCACAAATCCTGGCCATGTGCAAGCCCTAAAGCCGCACTGCTTGATGGAGGAGCACAAGGGCGTGGAAGTGCAAGGCTCACTTAAGTGCTTTAATGAGATATCAGTGCTGGGGCCAGGGAAGGGAGAGATCAGTTCTGAGCAAGGAGATCTGGAGTTTCTTGTAGAAGGTGGGATTGGAGTGTGGCCTTGAATAGTGGGTAGGACACTCTGGGGGTTGATGATGGGAAACCACGGGGCAGCTGTCACCTTCCGTGGGACAGCTATGCGTGCATCAAGTGGCAGTGGCACTTTCCCAGGAGTTGTTTCAGTTCTGCagaatagtttcatttttttcatagaaGTTCTTTGTATCATTTCAggataatttcatttttagtggTTCTTTAAATCATTTTCTCTTCGATGATGTCTTACAAAAGGAAAATCTGTCTTTAGTCAGATCTGTCTCTTAGTCTAAGACTTTGACAGACACTACCTGTATTGTCACTCTATAATTTTTGATGACTCATCCTGCGAAAGTGAGAGAGGCAAGTATTGATCGTATAATGAGAGGAACAGACCCAGCTCTCATATCAAAAGCTGTAAGACCTTATACAAGTTACCTAGCAGCTCTGAGCTTCAGTATCCTCATATGTGAGAAAGATCCAGTACTTTCTTTAAAAGATCATACCAAATGAAGTAACATGTTTAAGGGTCCAGTAGAGCGTCTGGCTTATGGTAGTTTTAATAACTGTTAAATAACCACACCAATAATGGTCACAATAGAATGTAATAGAATAGAATGTATTATTAGATAGACTCTATGACTGCATTGACTATATTTGACATAGAATACAGAATGTGATAAACAGaatataatgatataatatgtagaCAAATAAATAATTGAGTCTTGATGGAAAACTgtcccttctcccacatagtcatGACAAATCATCTACATTTTAAGAAAGATATTTAACAAAATGATTCAGAGCACAGACCCAGTAGTCAAACTGCTGTCTGGCTCAAAaatccagctgtgtgactttgcgCTGGTCACCCAACCTCCCTTTGCCTCAATGGCCTTATATGTAAGGACAAAGACAATTACAGAGCACCCCCGCACCCCCCACAAACCAAAGGTTGCTGAGAGGACCTGAAGTGCTCAGCATAGCAAACACCTCCTCAGGATTGCTTGTGGAAGTCAGCGTTGGAACACAGCACCCCAGCCAAAAAACAGTTATCTTGTTGGATGCAAATCATAATGttccatttctcttccttcttttcctcagcCATAGATTAGGAAACTggaaaaacaaatgcttttacACAACAAACACGGAGTGTGACGTCACTGATGAGATTGTGAAAAATGTGAAAGAGACATATTTGGCGAGGGTCCTTTCCTACCCAGCAGACACTAGCATTTACGCTGTGGAGCCTCCATTTACCAACTCCCCAGAGTTCACACCCTACCTAGAGAGTAAGTAGCTCGATTTGTAGTAACTTTTCATTCTTGTTTTCATAAACTTCTAAATATTCTGTGAGCTTGTGAGCCTTAGGAATGATTACATCAAAATATGTTTATCCataaacacatcttttttttctcagaaagtaGTAAGTGCCACAGCCCTCTTTGCTCATTCTGGATGTGGTAGGAGGTTCATGGGACGTGTGTTAGAGTTGATAAAAATGTCATCAAGTAGCTTTCTCCTCTAGTCTGTCCCCAGACCCTACCAGTAACTGGCCGGATAGAGGGCAGAGAGTAGGAAATTCACAAAGGCTGGCAGTTCCAGTATTTCCCCATATATATTGGTGACCAAAAAGTTCCATAAGATCTTATggaaaagcccaaatgaactttttgactgACCCAATATTTAGGAGATTTTATATATCTTCTGAATTTTGTCTCCCATCATCAGACCAGAAGTCCCAATTAGGGTTTTTCACAGAGGGTTACAAATCCACGGGGAAAGTTCAGCTTCCCTCCCATCTCGTCATTGGGCTTGCTGACCCTTTTCCTCACTTGACCAGGATTTGAGTCCTGTGATGTGCTGGCACTTGCCGGGCCAGCTCCCATCCTACTTCCTTCATGCTGGTCTTGAAAACACAGAATGCTTTTCTCCCCAGCCTTTGCTAAGGGAGTACAAAGGAttcctgccaagtaggagatgcAGATTTTTCATCATGGCTATGTTTCTGAACTaggtattttattgtattttatttttttgaactaaatattttaaataaacacacaTGTAGCATGTTGAGAAGAGTGAAATCAGTGGCTCTAGTAGAAGATTTAGCATGAAAGTGTTGTGTTATTGGTGTTTTTATGTTTACCCCGTGGAGTTTCTCGAGGCAGGggtggagagaagggggcagagggACAGGCAACCCCCTTTCCCCTTAGTGTCTCCTCTGGAAATAGGGGGCAGCCTCACCCCAGGTGAATCGGACTACCTGCCCTGAGCCTCTGTCTGCCAGAACCTGTCTTCAAACTCCTTAGTGCTTTTAACTGTGTGCCTCTCCCGGTGCTGGACTTAGACCCCACCTACAGTAACTACAGGTTCATTGATATTTATTCTCCCTCCTTGGGCAGCATCCTCacaatttctttttctagttcttgaagattttttaaaataatttttatttgtttttattttcggctgtgctgggtcttccttgctgcatgggctcctctctagttgcggtgcacaggcttgtTATttcgatggcttctcttgttgtggagcatgggctctagggtgcatgggctcagtaactgtagcttctgggctctagagcacaggctcagtagttgtggcgcaagggcttagttactctgagaCATgtagggtcttcccagatcagggatcgagcccctgtcccctgcattggccggcagattctttaacactgagccaacaaggaagccCCGTTCTTGAGCTTTTTgtaagctacttcaaatcctttTTTGGTGCAAGAGAGAAAATAATGTCTATTTCTGTGtgctcatacacacacatccttgcCTATAACTCCTATTGAATTATGAGGATTTTTTTCACTATTATTCAACCAAAGCACATGAGATAATTGAACCATCTATGAGACCTGGTGGTTAAAAGTGATTTTTTGAGATACCAAGGACATTTCATGGGCTTTCCCACAGCCTCTATTGTATCTAAAATATGGAATCTTTTGCAGCTGTTTGGTTAACCACATGTGgctgttgagcacttgaaatgttagTAGCTAATGCTATACGTGTAAAATATGCACTGGATTTTGAGAAAGATCTCaaagttttcatatttattaaatgttaaaGTTATACTATTTTAGCCATATTGGGTTAAATGAAATAGATTAACTTCACTCAttcctttttacattttctatCATGACTACAAGGAGATTTAAAGTGACATCTTTGGCTCCCAGTACATTTCCGCTAGACAGCACTGCTGTAGAATGTCTCGTGGTTCAGCTCTGGTGCCAGGGAACTGGTTCTTTGAGGTATTTCATGAGGGATGACTAGGTAGCTATTAACCATGATAAATCAATGGGGTTCTACTTCATATAGAACTCTTTGGTCCCAACAAAGCTCATTTTCTGTGTTTTAGCAAATCTTGGACAGCCAATAATTTGGAGTTTTGAACAAGTTGGGACAAAACTGAATGTGACCGTACATGATGCACGTACGTTAGTCAGAGTGAACAGCACATTCCTAAGCCTCCGGGATGTTTTTGGCAAGGActtgaattatacactttattATTGGAAAGCTTCCAGTACGGGAAAGGTgagcattcttttatttttatgacttgtTTTAAATTGCAGATCCTTGATTTCACTTCTTCTCCAAGTATAACATCAAAGCAGGTGGTTGACAGGGCAGTGTTGTGGAGTGGGAGGCAGACTGCTATCTTGGTTCTGCCTGTGACTTCCAGCTGCTTTGGACTGGCCTGCCTCGGGTAGCCACATTCCCAGCCAAGGGGCAGGACCAGTCTCTCTAAGGTTCCCACCAGCTCCCACATTTCTTCTTCTATTGAGGATCCCAGAGACAGAATTTGTTTTTCATTCAACAATTagtacttctttccttttttcctttcttgcagATATCTTCTAAAGGGGCTAAATATTGGGTTGACTGTGTCCAAAGTGGATGTCTtcatccttggggaaaaaaatcgtTAGCAGTTATCAGGGGGAGCTTGATGAGCCAGCTGACTTCCAATCTTTATGTCAGATGTGTCCACATAggctgggtttccttggtggctcagactgtaaagaatctgcctgcaatgcaggagacccaggttctattccctaagctggaaagatcccctggaaaagggaatggctacccactccaatattcttgactggagaattccatggactgaggagcgtggtgggctacagtccatggggtcgcaaagagtcaaacacaactgagcgactaacgctttcattTTACTACCGCAGTGACTTAGTAAAGGCAACAGCATTCATTGTGAGCCTGGATGAATAAAGAACTCTTATCTTTTAACAGAAAAAGGCCACGACAAACACTAATGGGTTTTTGATTGATGTGGATAAAGGTGAAAACTATTGTTTCCATGTTCAAGCAGTGATTCTATCACGAAGAGCTAACCAGAAGAGTCCAGAAAGCCCCATCGAGTGCACTAGCCACGAGAAAGTTCTGTCCACAGGTGAGAGGCTCTGCCCATGATCTGGGAGGCAGGGCTGCCTTCCACAGGGCTAGCACCACCCTCAGGACTGGACATACTATCTTCAGGGGAAAACTGCCTGGGTTTTTTgtggtttgggggtgggggggtactcATAATTTTAGACATTTAATTTCTGTGTCGTTCCCTTGTATTAGCAgatgtttttttagttttttttctgtttttttagcaCCTAGCATGCACTAAGCTCTCTGCTGAGTGAGCTCTGGGCCCATGGTAGACGTTTAGGATTTAGTATCAAATCAGAGATTTCTCTGGGCATTTTTTCATACTTCTGGTTTGTGGGGAGCTTCACCAGCTCACCTGGGGAACCGGGTTCAGCAACACCCCATAGACGTTTGTGAGCACCTATTATGGGCTGCTGTTACCCCAGGCTCCTCATAACCCGTGATGCAGAGGGATTGGGTCTATCAGATAtcccatgtgtacatgtgtgtgcctcACTGGCATACTTGTGTGCACACCTGTGCCACACCAGAGCACAGATGCCAGGTGAGGAGTGGATCTTATCTGGAGGTTCCATGGAGGCTCAGACATGTGCACGAGGCTGAGAGCCCAGGAATCTGCCTCCAGGCTTGATTGGGGTGGTGCTCTGAGTGCTTTAAGGGAACGGAAGAGTGAGAGGATAGTAATAATGACCTAGTGCCCTGCTGAGAGGTAGTTTAAATATCTTAAAGTCACTTTAAAAATTCTCTCCTGTTAACTGGCCTTGACAGAAGGAAAGGGCTCTCCTCCTCCCAGGTCCTGCACCGTTTGGGCCATCACACCCGCCACCCTCACATCCATCTTCCTAAAGCCAGCTTGAGTTCCCCTACCTCACTGTCTTCACGCACACCTAGATCATTGCttcccctgcctcctctctctgctGAAATGTGTCCTCTGAGAATCGTTTCACATGCTGCCTCTACCAGGAAGCCTTCTTATTGCCCCAACCAGTTCTCTCTCTTTATGTGAACCTGGGTAGCACTCTGTATCTCTCTTTGCACTGATAGTTCATCTACTATAATCATTGCTACCCGACTTGGCATCATCTTTAGCCACTTGTTTCTATCAGCTGTTCTTGCTTCCATCTACATGTGTCTTTCTAGACTGTGAGCATTATCCagtttgttaaatgctttttcatCGTTGTCAATTGCCTGCAAACACCTAGGGTTTGAGAGATTCTTTCCTAATAGAAATGTGTGGTGGAGAAGAGAGATTTCAAGTTACACAAAAGCTGGATGGTGTAATCTGGGGGTATGCCTTGGGTTCTGCCCACTGAAAAATGGGATTCAGGGTCTCTGAGTTGACTTgataccttttatttttcagaactttTCTTCATCATTGGAGCAGTGATGCTTGTGATCATCATCTTCATCGTTGTCCTGTCTGTGTCTCTGCACAAGTGCAGGAAGGCGCGAGCAGGGCAAAGTGGGAAGGAGAACGCGCCCCTCAACGCTGCGTAAGAGATCCTGCGCCTGGATCTTTCTGCCGACTCTGCAGAGCTCGTGCCGCACCGTGACCAGGAACTCTTACGGCAGCAGAACACATGGAAACACAAGTGACTGTTTTGGAGCATACAGACCCTGGGGCTCAAAGAAAGTTCGTATCTGACCTTTTCGTGCAATTAGCATCTTGGTTTCAACATCAGCATTAAGACACTTTGGAATGTAATGAGCGGTACAACCCACTCCaagttttttaaattgctgttttAACACTAAGGCACCTTTTGCACATATCATGCTTTCAGACTGTACATTTTCTACATTCAAGTTGAAGCCAGATTATCTAAGGAAAAGCAAGTGAACAAATGCCTTCAAAATTCCTGCGTGGACTTTTGGAGAACTTTTGAGAGGCTGATATCAAACCATGTGGGAAAGTAAGGTGGAAATTGGGTGGACTTTCTAACATATGTCTGTCTTTTTATAATATGGTATaaggtctttttgttttttagtactTTTGGAGGTTTGAACAATTAGCAAATGTTTATATGAATGTGTTAAAAGCAGAAGACTTGTATTTGGGGCACATTCCTAATATGCATTACAGTTTAGCACTTTAACTGACAACGCTGTTGATGAAACACTTGACAGCTAACTATATTTTTATAAGACTACTCTACCAACAAATCGTACTGAGTTTAAGATTTAAGGTACTTCAAACTTTATGGTccacattttatgtatttatataatttgAAGAAAGGTTTTATATATGGGGATTTTCTATTTATAGAGGTAATATTgttctgtttgtatattttgagataatttatttaatatacttttatataaataaaggTGACTGGGAAATGTGACTGTTACATGTTTCAGTTATTATTTATGGTTTGGCCTTTGTATTATTGGTTGATTCTACTGTAGTACCAAGTGACACTGAAATTTTTAGTGGCTTATGACAATGATATCTTTATGTTACACTTACGGTTTGGTGGCTGTGGATTGACTGCagctcttcttaatgtcttctcaTTCATTCTAGGACCCAAATCAAAGGTGAAACCCCTTTTAGGATCAGGACAGTGAAATGaatgtggctcagtcatgtccgactctttgcgaccccatggactatgcagtccatgggattctccaggccagaatactggagtgggcggctCTTTCCTTCTCACAGAGGGCAAAGCAAAAAACAGAACAGGCAGCCATGTCTTCAGGCTTTATGCTGcctcctagggcttcccaggtggtgctagtggtaaagaacccagctgccaatgcaggagacttaagctgCCTCCTAAAACTTCTGCTCCAGAGTGGCAATATGTCACTTCTGCTTACGTACCATTGGCCCAGGCAGGACATATGGCAAAGCCTGACACTACCCTGTGGGAGGCACCACAGGTCACACGGCAATGGGCAGGGATGTATAGTTtccagggaagggaggaaatTGCCTGCCATCCTCCGCCAACTTAGCAGGAGAGAGTTCTTCCCTTGGGCATTAGTTTAAGTTGCACATGAAGGTTGGAGAGGAGAACAGAAGAAAAACTTTTTGGATTGTTCAAAGAAAATTGAATAAAAGGACAAtgtaaggaagagagagaagtggaGTGGAGTTTCTAGAATTAATTAAAAGCAAACTAGATTgaggggcatcccaggtggcgcagttggtaaagaattcccctgccaatgcaggagacacaggagacatggttttgatcctgagttgggaagatcccctgaagtagaaaatagcaacccactccattattcttgcctggaagattccatggacagaggagcctggtgggctacagtccatggggtcacagagtcagacatgactgagtgcgcaCGTGCAGACACGCGCGTGCGTGcacgcgcgtgcgcacacacacgaTTGAGAGTCCTTTGTGAGCAGGATAGGGCTGCTCCTTGACGGTGGCCTTTCCAAAGGGCTGTTAGACACAGCTGTGTCGAATTGACTTCACTACCTCTGTCTGGAATATAGAAAGTGAGTCCTCCATTCAAATGCAAATAAATCTAACACACTGGTCCTGATCTCACAACTGTATTGACAGAGGATTCTAAGTAGAGATGAAAATGAGACTCCTGGCACCCCGTTGAGCCACAGCCTCTTTGCTTCCTGCTGGGGGGTGGGTGTAGTGCTGCCTAGGGAAGGTCTCGGAGGGCACCCCCGCCTGCACATGGCCCCACAGAGGAGACCCTCAGCAAACAGCTCACTGCCCACCTATTCACAAATTTTAAGTGCATTTTGTCCCTTTGCTCTAAAGAACTCTTAAGCATTGTCAGTAAAATTCTAAACATGAAATGCTCGATATGACACCATATTCTAAGGAAGCACAGGCCAAACAAACCTTTCACGTCTTCTTAAAGATGGCAGcctgaaagaaaggggaaaacaaGGTAGATATTTTGGAGAAATGAAGGGAAGCAGGCCAGTGGTTGGTTCACTGGGCTGGTTTGGTTGGGTTGTTTGCCGTAGTCAGTCTGGGTCAGTGCTGGAGGGGCATTCACACCAGAGAAGGAGGGTGTGCATTTGCAGCAGAGAGGTTGGCATGGGGGCACATCCCGAAAGAAGTGTGCGCTGGCTGTTATCTTGAATTCCTGCTCCCATGGGGCTAACTGGGACAAAGAGCTTAGCGCACGAGGTAGAACAAGCTCCCAGAGACGGCATCTGGCTGCTCTCTCCCTGCCAGGAATTAGCACCGCGTTTTGCAATCCCGTGGCCTCATAATCTAAGGAATGTGAATGGTCCCACTAAAGAAAGTACTGGTAGACTGAAAGCTAGTCTCGGTAGGAATGAGGTGTCTGGCTGTTCACAGGGAAGGAATTCATTATAGATCCAAACAAGGCTACAGTGCAATGACTGGGAAGCTTCAACACTGCAAATTCTAACCACGACTCAGGTTTCCACACCGGTCCTTATTGCTGAGACTAAAGAGCTACTCCGAACACCAACATCGTAGTTAGTGCTGGGGCAGAAAAATAAACTGTTGACTGTTCTCCAGGATCTGCTGCCCTCCAGTGGGCCAAATCATACTTCGTTATTTATTCTggccccttcagttcagttcagtcactcagttgtgtccgactctttgcaaccccatgaatcgcagcacgccagtcctccctgtccatcaccaactctgggagttcactcaaactcatgtccatcgagtcggtgatgccatccagtcatctcatcctctgtcgtccccttctcctcctgcccccaatccctcccagcattagggtcttttccaatgagtcagttgttcgcatcaggtagccaaagtattggagtttcagcttcagcatcagtccttccaatgaacatccaggactgatctcctttaggatggactggttggatctccttacagtccaagggactctctag is a window of Muntiacus reevesi chromosome 1, mMunRee1.1, whole genome shotgun sequence DNA encoding:
- the F3 gene encoding tissue factor; the encoded protein is MATPNGPRVPCSQAAVARALLFGLVLIQVAGVAGTTDVVKAYNITWKSTNFKTILEWEPKPINSVYTVQISHRLGNWKNKCFYTTNTECDVTDEIVKNVKETYLARVLSYPADTSIYAVEPPFTNSPEFTPYLETNLGQPIIWSFEQVGTKLNVTVHDARTLVRVNSTFLSLRDVFGKDLNYTLYYWKASSTGKKKATTNTNGFLIDVDKGENYCFHVQAVILSRRANQKSPESPIECTSHEKVLSTELFFIIGAVMLVIIIFIVVLSVSLHKCRKARAGQSGKENAPLNAA